One window of Trifolium pratense cultivar HEN17-A07 linkage group LG5, ARS_RC_1.1, whole genome shotgun sequence genomic DNA carries:
- the LOC123885304 gene encoding probable enoyl-CoA hydratase 2, mitochondrial, which translates to MCALRVLTRLSNTIAKPYQHHTLRTLILDSSQFVKLHNLTDSDSGIVEVRLDRPEAKNAIGKEMLRGLSRVFELINQNSDVNVAMIRSSVPGVFCAGADLKERRTMNQSEVKLFVNSLRSTVSFLEEIRVPTIAIIEGVALGGGLEMALACDIRICGANALMGLPETGLAIIPGAGGTQRLPRLVGKAIAKDIIFTGRKINGIEALSMGLVNYCVAAGEAHSKALEIARDINQKGPVAIRMAKKAINEGMETDLTSALVLEEDCYDQVLNTKDRLEGLAAFAEKRKPRYTGE; encoded by the exons ATGTGTGCTTTGAGAGTATTGACCAGGTTATCCAACACCATCGCCAAACCCTATCAACACCACACTCTCAGAACTCTTATTTTGGACTCTTCACAATTCGTCAAACTTCACAATCTCACCGACTCAGATTCCG gGATTGTTGAGGTTAGGTTGGATAGACCTGAAGCTAAAAATGCTATTGGGAAAGAGATGCTGCGCGGTTTAAGTCGTGTGTTTGAATTGATTAATCAAAACTCTGATGTTAATGTTGCTATGATTCGAAGTTCTGTTCCTGGTGTATTTTGTGCTGGTGCTGATTTGAAg GAGCGCAGGACCATGAATCAATCAGAGGTTAAGCTTTTCGTGAATTCTCTTCGTTCCACAGTGTCATTTCTTGAG GAAATTCGTGTACCAACTATTGCTATTATTGAAGGAGTAGCTCTTGGTGGTGGACTTGAAATGGCTTTGGCATGTGATATACGAATATGTG GAGCAAATGCCCTGATGGGTTTGCCAGAGACAGGACTTGCTATAATCCCTGG GGCAGGTGGAACGCAGCGGCTACCTAGATTGGTTGGAAAAGCAATAGCAAAGGATATTATTTTTACTGGTCGAAAGATTAACGGCATCGAGGCACTATCCATGG GTCTTGTCAACTACTGTGTTGCTGCTGGTGAAGCTCATTCCAAGGCACTTGAAATTGCTCGGGACATCAATCAGAAG GGCCCTGTAGCAATAAGGATGGCCAAAAAAGCTATTAATGAAGGTATGGAAACCGATCTAACATCAGCTCTGGTTTTGGAAGAAGATTGCTATGATCAGGTGTTAAATACAAAAGATCGACTGGAAGGCTTGGCTGCATTTGCTGAAAAGCGGAAACCAAGGTACACCGGTGAGTGA